The sequence CAGCATCACGGCGGTGGCGCCGGGGGTGGCCGAGGCGCTGATCACCACCGCGGCCGGGCTGGTGGTGGCCATCCCGGCGGCCATCGCGTACAACTACTTCACCGCGCGCCTCAACCTGGTCATGAGCGAGCTGGAGGGCTTCTCCAGCGAGTTCATCGGGACGCTGGCGCGCGAAGGGCGGGTCTGATGCCGCGCCGCCGCCGGACCGGGCGCGAGCTGGGGCCCATGGCGGACATCAACGTCACGTCGCTCGTGGACGTGGCGCTCACGCTGCTCGTGATCTTCATCATCACCGCGCCCATGCTGACCGGCGGGGTGGAGGTGAGCGTGCCGCGCGCGCAGACGGCGCCCATCGAGTCGCCGGAGGGCGTCGTCGTCTCGGTGGACCGCGACGGGGAGG comes from Longimicrobiaceae bacterium and encodes:
- a CDS encoding biopolymer transporter ExbD, yielding MPRRRRTGRELGPMADINVTSLVDVALTLLVIFIITAPMLTGGVEVSVPRAQTAPIESPEGVVVSVDRDGEVYIGETRTAWSDFETQFPEAVRNANATSVYLRADEGVPYGRVMQVIGAMKAADVATVGLVAEPEPAAPRRR